A region of Domibacillus sp. DTU_2020_1001157_1_SI_ALB_TIR_016 DNA encodes the following proteins:
- a CDS encoding multidrug efflux SMR transporter, which translates to MAWVYLILAGAFEVVGVTGMNKVAKDKNLQSYLVLILGFVLSFGFLSLAMQTLPMGLSYAVWTGIGTVGGTIIGMLFYGEAKDWRRILFIGLIVIAVVGLKMTT; encoded by the coding sequence ATGGCTTGGGTGTATCTCATTCTGGCTGGAGCTTTTGAGGTAGTTGGAGTTACAGGCATGAATAAAGTAGCTAAAGACAAAAACTTGCAGTCATATTTGGTGCTGATTCTTGGATTTGTATTGAGTTTTGGTTTTCTGAGTTTAGCCATGCAGACCCTCCCTATGGGTCTGTCCTATGCCGTGTGGACAGGGATTGGGACTGTGGGGGGAACGATAATTGGAATGTTGTTTTATGGAGAAGCAAAAGACTGGAGACGAATATTGTTTATAGGATTGATTGTAATAGCAGTAGTTGGCTTGAAAATGACTACGTAG
- a CDS encoding multidrug efflux SMR transporter: protein MNRNWALVILAGLIEILWAIGLKHSSNWISWLGTALLIYLSFALLVKATKTLPVATVYAIFTGIGTAGTVVVEMVVFGEAFSWTKVLFILLLLSGVLGLKLVTTESGKKEGGV from the coding sequence ATGAATCGAAACTGGGCATTGGTCATACTGGCTGGTCTCATTGAGATTTTGTGGGCAATAGGCTTGAAGCATTCCAGCAACTGGATTTCCTGGTTAGGAACTGCCCTACTGATATATTTATCATTTGCTTTGCTGGTTAAGGCTACAAAAACTCTGCCAGTAGCTACGGTTTATGCAATCTTTACAGGGATAGGGACAGCCGGGACTGTTGTGGTGGAGATGGTGGTTTTCGGAGAAGCCTTCAGTTGGACGAAAGTATTGTTTATTCTCCTGCTTCTATCTGGTGTATTAGGATTAAAACTTGTGACAACTGAATCGGGCAAGAAAGAAGGTGGAGTGTAA
- a CDS encoding TetR/AcrR family transcriptional regulator: protein MTSEKIKEVALRHFAQNGYEGASMANIAEDVGIKKATIYSHFKGKDELFLQICRDASESELKFIIHFIESNMARPIQDFLFDFLLQSTDRYEKYESAKFWIRAAFFPPTHLNKQVLKMVYEYLDKVEELLLPIIEKAKTEGEISSTVGEQRATAAFLGVLDGLYVEMLYGGPERLKKRLDASWHLYWRGLSND, encoded by the coding sequence ATGACTTCAGAAAAAATTAAGGAAGTTGCTTTAAGGCATTTCGCACAAAATGGATATGAAGGTGCATCAATGGCAAATATAGCTGAGGATGTAGGGATTAAAAAAGCTACTATTTATAGTCATTTCAAAGGGAAAGATGAGCTTTTTCTACAGATATGCAGGGATGCGAGCGAGAGTGAATTAAAATTCATTATTCATTTTATAGAAAGCAACATGGCTCGACCTATTCAGGATTTCTTATTTGATTTTCTTTTGCAATCTACAGACCGGTATGAGAAATACGAATCTGCTAAATTTTGGATTAGAGCTGCTTTTTTTCCTCCAACTCATCTCAATAAACAGGTGTTAAAAATGGTTTACGAATACTTAGATAAGGTAGAAGAACTGTTGCTTCCGATTATAGAAAAAGCGAAAACAGAAGGAGAAATTAGTTCAACAGTTGGTGAACAAAGAGCTACTGCCGCATTCTTAGGAGTATTAGATGGACTTTATGTTGAAATGTTGTATGGAGGCCCCGAACGCTTGAAGAAAAGACTGGATGCCTCTTGGCATCTGTATTGGCGCGGACTTTCGAATGATTAA
- a CDS encoding putative quinol monooxygenase: protein MSKFSLFNKFMVQEGEKEKMVDILLEAADSMKNLNECEIYLVNTSENEPSSVYVYEVWANEDAHQASLGLEATQTLISRAKPIITGMERISTLITKGGKGISSN, encoded by the coding sequence ATGAGCAAATTTAGTTTATTTAACAAGTTTATGGTACAAGAAGGCGAAAAAGAAAAAATGGTTGATATCCTGTTAGAAGCAGCAGATTCAATGAAGAATTTAAATGAATGTGAAATATATCTTGTGAATACTTCCGAGAATGAACCAAGTTCTGTTTATGTTTATGAAGTGTGGGCAAATGAAGATGCCCATCAAGCGTCTCTAGGTCTCGAAGCTACCCAAACATTAATAAGTCGTGCGAAACCAATTATTACTGGTATGGAAAGAATCAGCACCTTAATAACAAAAGGCGGAAAGGGCATTTCATCTAATTAG
- a CDS encoding S-layer homology domain-containing protein: MKMVKKKTILTMFLSAVFPFILLNSSAQAASFDPVLAEPTERFPFHDVPAEYQERIQVLYDQNVFEGLNKDQFGWSLPIKRIDVAVILYQSVPMTTEGVKKTEMKDVPERAVMAVSALEAMGIVNGKTATSFGSNDTITRGEFALMASQAYRGTLRSADQATHTFLDATGRYKTAIDQLQASNITQGRSESEFGTFKVMTRGELALLIYNLQTFSHKTDN; this comes from the coding sequence ATGAAGATGGTTAAAAAGAAAACAATACTCACTATGTTCTTAAGTGCAGTGTTTCCTTTTATTTTGTTAAATTCATCCGCACAAGCAGCTTCCTTTGATCCGGTTCTTGCTGAACCAACTGAGCGTTTTCCTTTCCACGATGTACCTGCAGAATATCAGGAGCGTATTCAAGTTCTTTATGATCAGAATGTGTTCGAAGGTTTAAATAAGGATCAATTTGGTTGGTCTCTTCCTATTAAACGTATAGATGTAGCTGTCATACTGTACCAGTCGGTCCCCATGACAACTGAAGGTGTGAAAAAAACGGAAATGAAAGATGTGCCTGAGCGTGCCGTGATGGCAGTCTCCGCACTGGAAGCAATGGGCATTGTAAATGGAAAAACGGCTACATCCTTTGGCTCAAATGATACGATTACGAGAGGAGAATTTGCCCTTATGGCTTCACAAGCTTATAGAGGCACATTACGGTCAGCAGATCAGGCAACTCATACATTCTTAGATGCAACAGGGCGATACAAAACAGCCATTGACCAGCTTCAAGCTTCAAACATTACACAGGGAAGATCCGAAAGCGAATTTGGCACATTCAAAGTAATGACTAGAGGAGAACTTGCTCTTCTTATTTATAATCTTCAGACGTTTTCTCATAAAACAGATAATTAA
- a CDS encoding antibiotic biosynthesis monooxygenase family protein: MLFANTPNPPYYAVIFTSQRTENEADSYHSMADLMVALASKQPGFLGVESAREKSGLGITVSYWDSLDAIQQWKENLFHQKAQEKGKKDWYSSYITRICKVEKNYTISN, from the coding sequence ATGCTATTTGCAAACACACCAAATCCCCCTTACTATGCTGTTATCTTTACATCTCAAAGAACGGAAAACGAGGCTGACAGCTACCACTCCATGGCTGATTTAATGGTCGCACTTGCTTCGAAACAGCCAGGATTTTTGGGAGTTGAAAGTGCTAGAGAAAAAAGCGGATTAGGGATCACGGTCTCCTACTGGGATTCATTAGATGCTATTCAACAATGGAAAGAAAATCTTTTTCATCAGAAAGCACAAGAAAAAGGGAAAAAAGATTGGTATTCTTCCTACATAACGCGTATTTGCAAAGTTGAAAAAAACTATACAATCAGCAACTAA
- a CDS encoding LacI family DNA-binding transcriptional regulator, whose product MKATIYHVAEEAGVSTATVSKVINNKGLISMDTKRRVLEATRKLNYHPNEMAKALTGKKTKVIGLLVSDIASPFFAELTRSISEQCRFQGFNIMVCSTDGQPDKEKSCVSALIRQDVDGFIVASDHYPEIIEDELKKRGLKGVFLSTEPEKQDYAMPLITIDNYEGACQAVRHLLASNHKKIAMIAENTAAGKIRLRAFHDTMEEAQLPLDKQFVVKTASSIENGYECAKRLLALKERPSAIFVSSDVLSGGVIKAAREMNVRIPQELSIIGFDNLSICELTSPPLTTIAQPIRIMGRRAVELLIKQIDGAETYMRIHIVETSLMVRNSTSFHHDI is encoded by the coding sequence ATGAAAGCAACGATTTATCATGTGGCAGAAGAAGCGGGTGTATCTACGGCAACCGTTTCAAAAGTAATCAATAATAAGGGATTAATCAGCATGGATACAAAGCGTAGAGTGCTTGAAGCGACTAGAAAGTTGAATTACCACCCTAATGAAATGGCAAAAGCTCTTACAGGAAAAAAGACCAAAGTAATTGGTCTTCTCGTTTCAGATATTGCCTCTCCTTTTTTTGCTGAATTAACCAGGAGTATTAGCGAACAGTGCCGATTTCAAGGGTTTAATATTATGGTCTGCAGCACAGACGGCCAGCCGGATAAAGAGAAAAGCTGCGTATCTGCACTTATTCGGCAGGACGTAGATGGCTTTATTGTGGCTTCTGACCATTATCCCGAAATTATTGAAGATGAATTGAAAAAGCGCGGACTGAAAGGGGTCTTCCTTTCTACGGAACCAGAAAAACAAGATTACGCAATGCCGCTTATTACAATAGATAACTATGAAGGCGCCTGTCAGGCGGTCCGTCATTTGCTGGCGTCTAATCATAAAAAAATCGCCATGATTGCAGAAAATACAGCGGCCGGGAAGATACGTCTTCGTGCTTTTCATGACACAATGGAAGAAGCGCAGCTCCCTCTGGATAAGCAGTTTGTCGTTAAAACAGCTTCCTCTATTGAAAATGGATACGAGTGTGCAAAACGGCTGCTCGCTTTGAAGGAACGTCCCAGCGCCATTTTTGTATCCAGTGATGTGTTGTCAGGAGGTGTAATCAAAGCAGCCAGAGAAATGAATGTCCGTATTCCCCAAGAACTGTCTATTATCGGCTTTGACAACCTTTCAATTTGTGAATTAACTTCTCCTCCGTTAACAACTATTGCTCAGCCTATACGCATTATGGGGCGTCGGGCCGTCGAGCTCCTTATAAAGCAAATCGATGGAGCAGAAACTTATATGAGAATACATATTGTAGAAACTAGCCTGATGGTGAGAAACTCCACATCATTTCACCATGATATATAA
- a CDS encoding Gfo/Idh/MocA family oxidoreductase yields the protein MKEIKVGLVGAGRMGSFHGTSIARKVYGASLVAIADPVPGAAERLASELGAAKTYTSPEEMFHDPEVDAVVIAAPARSHAKLVIAAAKAGKAVFCEKPMAVTLEEADAAIAAAKEANVALQVGFNRRFASGFKSARDNIVEGRIGTPQLLRSLTRDPGLGDPTPIPEWTIFLETLIHDFDTLLYLNPGAKPTEVYAVADALVRPDFKDKGLLDTAVVTIKFDNGAIATAEANFQAVYGYDVRGEVFGSAGMVTAGSVQQTNMTRYTADGISTDTYRKDTELLHDAYVAELTSFVDSVRSGNKPDVTGEDARNALAIALACIKSVQARQPVKLEEVEMAKSVQS from the coding sequence ATGAAAGAAATTAAAGTAGGACTTGTTGGGGCAGGACGTATGGGGAGTTTTCATGGTACTTCCATTGCGCGTAAAGTGTATGGAGCATCACTTGTGGCGATTGCTGATCCGGTTCCAGGGGCAGCCGAAAGACTGGCGTCTGAACTTGGCGCGGCCAAAACGTATACAAGTCCAGAAGAGATGTTTCATGATCCAGAAGTGGATGCAGTAGTTATTGCAGCACCTGCCCGCTCACATGCAAAACTGGTTATTGCCGCCGCTAAAGCAGGAAAAGCGGTGTTCTGCGAAAAACCGATGGCCGTTACCCTTGAGGAGGCAGATGCCGCAATTGCAGCAGCAAAAGAAGCCAATGTCGCCCTGCAAGTTGGATTTAACCGCCGATTTGCTTCAGGCTTTAAATCTGCTCGTGACAATATTGTTGAAGGGCGTATTGGTACACCACAGCTGTTAAGATCTTTAACGCGTGATCCAGGACTTGGCGACCCCACGCCAATTCCAGAATGGACAATATTCTTAGAAACATTAATTCATGATTTTGATACACTTCTTTATTTAAATCCAGGAGCAAAACCGACTGAAGTGTACGCAGTAGCCGATGCGCTCGTTCGCCCGGATTTCAAAGATAAAGGGCTGCTTGATACAGCTGTCGTAACAATTAAATTTGATAACGGGGCTATTGCTACAGCAGAAGCAAATTTCCAAGCGGTGTACGGATATGATGTACGCGGAGAAGTATTTGGTTCAGCCGGCATGGTGACAGCCGGAAGTGTCCAGCAAACGAATATGACCCGCTATACAGCAGACGGCATCAGTACGGACACTTACAGAAAAGACACAGAATTATTACATGACGCTTACGTCGCTGAATTAACATCTTTTGTTGATAGTGTACGTTCTGGAAACAAGCCGGATGTGACAGGAGAAGATGCTCGAAACGCATTGGCTATTGCGTTAGCTTGCATCAAATCCGTTCAAGCACGTCAGCCAGTTAAACTTGAAGAAGTGGAAATGGCAAAAAGCGTCCAGTCATAA
- a CDS encoding ABC transporter permease yields MAELAVGKKKLESKKISKGLMSKFGSLIGLALLVVILSALNRDFLTLSNIMNIAGQSSINALLALGLLLPILTAGIDLSVGAILAISIMLMGVVTVNMGLHPIVGILVCLLVGALCGYLNGIMLTKLRLPHPFIATLGTMNIARGIALIITGAAPIAGFPFMIQFFGSQSIGIIPYSFILVIVMCVILHLFLTRTMTGRYIYAIGGNKEATHLSGINVDRVLIIVYAISGFMAGLAGLVMVGRVNSAFPLAGLGFELDAIAAVIIGGASFFGGVGTVWGTLIGALIIAVLRNGLNLMNVAADLQMAFIGFVIIAAVYVDVLRQRKNK; encoded by the coding sequence ATGGCAGAATTGGCAGTAGGGAAAAAGAAACTGGAATCAAAAAAGATTTCCAAGGGACTCATGAGCAAGTTTGGATCCTTAATTGGGCTTGCACTGCTGGTCGTGATTTTATCAGCATTGAACAGGGACTTTTTGACGCTGAGCAACATTATGAATATTGCCGGCCAGTCTTCCATTAATGCACTGTTGGCACTTGGGCTGCTTCTGCCCATTTTAACAGCAGGCATTGACTTGTCGGTCGGCGCTATCCTGGCTATTTCGATTATGCTGATGGGCGTCGTCACGGTCAATATGGGTCTTCACCCCATTGTGGGAATACTGGTTTGTCTGCTTGTAGGTGCGCTTTGCGGGTATTTAAATGGCATTATGTTAACGAAGCTGCGCCTGCCTCATCCATTTATTGCAACGCTTGGAACCATGAATATTGCACGTGGGATTGCTTTAATTATTACAGGGGCAGCCCCAATCGCAGGCTTCCCATTCATGATTCAGTTTTTTGGCAGCCAGTCAATCGGTATTATCCCTTACAGCTTTATTCTTGTAATTGTCATGTGCGTGATTCTTCACCTATTCTTAACGCGTACGATGACAGGCCGGTATATTTATGCCATTGGCGGAAATAAGGAAGCGACTCACTTATCAGGAATTAACGTTGACCGTGTATTGATTATTGTTTACGCGATCAGTGGTTTTATGGCAGGCTTAGCTGGATTAGTGATGGTAGGACGCGTTAACTCTGCTTTTCCTCTTGCGGGTCTTGGCTTTGAACTGGATGCGATCGCGGCTGTTATTATTGGAGGAGCCAGCTTCTTTGGCGGAGTAGGTACAGTCTGGGGTACATTGATTGGTGCTTTAATTATTGCGGTTCTTCGCAACGGACTCAACCTCATGAATGTCGCGGCAGATCTGCAAATGGCTTTTATCGGATTTGTTATCATTGCCGCTGTATATGTGGATGTTCTACGGCAACGCAAAAATAAGTAA
- a CDS encoding sugar ABC transporter ATP-binding protein: MKELLRLENVCKGFSGIPVLKNINLDVRAGEVHVLLGENGAGKSTIIKIMTGAYSKDEGELFWEGQKVNIKTPSDAMDLGIATIYQELNLVPELPVYENIFLGRELKVKGRFSFLNRKEMINRSKEILKRLGQNIDPEALVSTLGIGQQQLVEIAKALTIDTKLIILDEPTSSLSASEAEQLLETIMELKRQGIAIVYISHRLEELKQIGDRITILRDGKAVATRQVSETSTDTMIELMVGRALEDKFPKGNFKLGSPGLKVENLRLKGSDKPINFTAYQGQILGISGLVGAGRTELIRGIFGADPIDSGKVHVFGKKVKIKSPKDAINAGMAFITEDRKGEGLVLDQSLHFNMALASLKKFKKGLFIQNGEVNKRSDTYVRELQIRPNDIQKHARKLSGGNQQKVVIAKWLSTEARVFFFDEPTRGIDVGAKTEVYRLINSLVEDGAIVVIVSSELPEILGVCNRILVMCEGEITADLLKEEASQELIMKAATGKLTEEDLCEGEQPASLEKIRVGGK, from the coding sequence ATGAAAGAGTTGCTTAGACTTGAAAATGTTTGTAAAGGCTTTTCCGGTATTCCGGTCTTGAAGAATATTAATTTAGATGTCAGGGCTGGAGAAGTTCATGTGCTTTTAGGAGAAAACGGTGCCGGAAAATCAACCATTATCAAAATCATGACAGGTGCTTATTCTAAAGACGAAGGTGAATTGTTTTGGGAAGGGCAGAAGGTAAATATTAAAACACCGTCAGACGCTATGGATCTAGGCATTGCAACGATTTATCAGGAGCTGAACCTTGTTCCTGAACTGCCGGTCTACGAAAATATCTTTTTAGGAAGAGAACTAAAAGTAAAAGGCAGGTTTTCCTTTTTAAATAGGAAAGAAATGATTAACCGGTCTAAAGAAATTCTAAAACGGCTTGGCCAGAATATCGATCCAGAGGCGCTTGTTTCCACGCTCGGGATAGGCCAGCAGCAGCTTGTCGAGATTGCAAAAGCGCTGACAATTGATACAAAACTTATCATTTTGGATGAACCCACTTCCAGCTTAAGTGCATCAGAAGCGGAACAGCTGCTGGAAACCATTATGGAGCTTAAAAGGCAAGGAATTGCTATTGTATATATCTCACATCGTCTAGAAGAGCTAAAACAAATCGGGGATCGGATTACCATCCTGCGAGATGGGAAAGCAGTAGCTACCCGCCAGGTCAGTGAAACAAGTACAGATACCATGATTGAACTAATGGTCGGCCGCGCATTGGAAGATAAGTTTCCAAAAGGGAATTTCAAGCTGGGCAGCCCTGGACTGAAAGTTGAAAACTTGCGGCTGAAAGGATCAGACAAGCCCATTAATTTTACTGCTTATCAAGGACAGATTTTAGGAATCTCAGGGCTTGTCGGTGCGGGCCGGACAGAACTGATCAGAGGCATTTTCGGGGCTGATCCAATCGACTCTGGAAAGGTGCATGTTTTTGGGAAAAAAGTGAAAATCAAGTCGCCTAAAGACGCGATCAATGCAGGCATGGCATTCATTACGGAAGATCGAAAAGGCGAAGGGCTTGTCCTGGACCAGTCACTTCATTTTAATATGGCACTTGCCAGCCTGAAAAAGTTCAAAAAAGGGCTGTTTATTCAAAATGGCGAGGTCAATAAAAGATCTGATACGTATGTCCGTGAACTTCAAATCCGCCCAAATGACATCCAAAAGCATGCAAGAAAACTGAGCGGCGGAAATCAGCAGAAAGTCGTGATTGCCAAATGGCTTTCAACAGAAGCCAGAGTATTCTTCTTCGATGAGCCGACACGTGGAATCGATGTTGGAGCAAAAACGGAAGTATACCGTTTGATTAACTCTTTAGTTGAAGACGGCGCCATCGTAGTGATTGTTTCGTCAGAACTGCCTGAAATACTAGGAGTGTGCAACCGCATCTTAGTCATGTGTGAAGGGGAAATCACGGCGGATCTTTTAAAAGAAGAAGCCAGCCAGGAGCTGATTATGAAAGCGGCTACAGGAAAATTGACGGAAGAAGATCTTTGTGAAGGGGAACAGCCTGCATCACTTGAGAAAATAAGAGTAGGAGGGAAATAA
- a CDS encoding sugar ABC transporter substrate-binding protein: MKKIKVLSGAALSLSFLLAGCGEENSATSSQGGSSGGSEKISVILKASNEEYWKIAERGAMDAGEKYGIDVNVMAPASETQVDQQISMIQDQFTSGTSALVLAPSQPTTVLNALQQYKDSDKPVIFLDSDAEYADKVSFVGTENFSAGKMGGEFLADKLSKGDKVAIIRGQLGSTTHDERTNGAKEALEEAGLKVATVQAADSDKDKALTVMQNILQSNPDIKAVFTTSETMALGALRAVESKNKDILVVGFDGTTEGLESIQAGGLTAEVAQDPYQMGYLSVEAAAKKLNGEEVEKRIDSGTEIVTKENVEEALSEIKKYTGK, from the coding sequence ATGAAAAAAATCAAAGTGTTATCTGGTGCAGCTCTGTCATTAAGCTTTTTATTAGCTGGTTGTGGGGAAGAGAACAGCGCAACTTCTTCTCAAGGTGGGAGTAGTGGTGGCAGTGAAAAAATCTCCGTTATTTTAAAAGCTTCTAATGAGGAGTATTGGAAGATTGCAGAACGCGGTGCAATGGATGCTGGTGAGAAGTATGGAATTGATGTGAATGTAATGGCACCAGCAAGCGAAACACAGGTAGACCAGCAAATCTCAATGATTCAGGATCAGTTCACAAGCGGAACGAGTGCATTAGTGTTAGCGCCGAGTCAGCCTACAACAGTATTAAACGCACTTCAGCAATATAAAGATAGTGACAAGCCAGTAATTTTTCTAGACAGTGATGCCGAGTATGCAGATAAAGTGAGTTTTGTTGGAACAGAAAACTTCAGTGCTGGAAAAATGGGGGGAGAATTCCTAGCGGATAAGCTTAGCAAAGGAGATAAAGTTGCGATTATCCGTGGACAGCTGGGAAGTACTACGCATGACGAGCGTACAAATGGAGCGAAAGAAGCACTGGAAGAGGCTGGCCTTAAAGTAGCAACTGTACAGGCTGCAGACAGCGATAAAGATAAAGCCTTAACGGTTATGCAAAATATTCTTCAATCTAATCCTGATATCAAAGCTGTGTTTACTACCAGCGAAACGATGGCATTAGGTGCTTTACGTGCAGTTGAATCAAAAAATAAGGATATTTTAGTGGTTGGTTTCGATGGTACGACTGAAGGATTGGAGTCCATTCAGGCAGGCGGGCTGACTGCTGAAGTAGCGCAGGATCCATACCAAATGGGTTACTTGTCCGTTGAAGCAGCAGCTAAAAAACTAAATGGGGAAGAAGTAGAAAAACGGATTGATTCAGGTACAGAAATTGTGACAAAAGAAAATGTTGAGGAAGCGCTCTCGGAAATTAAAAAATATACAGGAAAGTAA
- a CDS encoding LacI family DNA-binding transcriptional regulator — MKSTIYDVAEKAGVSISTVSKVLNNTGNLAEKTRNKVKATMLELNYQPSVVASVRKRLQMIGLLIPNIANPFMAEVARVIENHVKRHGYSLMICSTDNDLKNEVEYVSILKQKYTEGIIVATGLRKGQAVKALIKADLPIALLSRDVPSLAVNTVLVDDYLGGYEATNHLINLGHTKIAMITEDTVFSTLQARVNGYRKSLEEAGLNYDESLVLTNNTSLEEGKKSMLSLLKKSNPPTAVFASTESLAIGAMQGAHELNLKVPDEVSIIGFDDTVLSTICEPPLTTIAQPIEEMGEKVVELLIEEIEKKKASKQRVMLSPKLIVRKSTAQKRNI; from the coding sequence ATGAAATCTACGATATACGATGTAGCTGAAAAAGCGGGAGTATCTATTTCCACTGTGTCTAAGGTACTTAATAACACAGGAAACCTTGCAGAAAAAACCAGAAACAAAGTGAAGGCGACTATGCTGGAATTAAATTATCAGCCTAGTGTTGTCGCATCTGTAAGAAAGCGCCTTCAAATGATAGGTCTTTTGATTCCTAATATTGCTAACCCGTTTATGGCAGAAGTCGCGCGTGTTATTGAAAACCATGTAAAGCGGCATGGCTATAGCCTCATGATCTGTAGTACAGACAATGACCTGAAAAACGAGGTCGAATATGTTTCAATTCTGAAACAAAAATACACGGAGGGCATTATTGTGGCAACGGGTCTTAGAAAAGGGCAGGCAGTCAAAGCGTTAATCAAAGCTGATCTTCCTATTGCACTACTTTCTAGGGACGTCCCTTCTTTGGCAGTAAATACTGTGCTTGTAGACGATTATTTAGGCGGATACGAAGCAACAAACCACTTGATTAACCTTGGTCACACAAAGATTGCAATGATTACGGAAGACACAGTCTTTTCTACTTTACAAGCGAGAGTAAATGGTTATAGAAAATCGTTGGAAGAAGCAGGACTAAATTATGATGAAAGCTTGGTACTGACCAACAACACCTCTCTTGAAGAAGGAAAAAAATCGATGCTAAGCCTTCTAAAAAAGTCCAATCCGCCAACGGCTGTTTTTGCCTCTACTGAATCTTTGGCGATTGGGGCAATGCAGGGTGCACATGAATTAAATCTAAAAGTGCCAGATGAAGTATCAATTATTGGATTTGATGATACAGTGCTGTCTACAATCTGTGAGCCGCCCCTCACGACGATTGCGCAGCCAATTGAAGAGATGGGGGAAAAAGTAGTCGAATTATTAATAGAAGAAATTGAAAAAAAGAAGGCATCGAAACAACGTGTGATGTTATCTCCTAAATTGATTGTCCGAAAATCCACCGCACAAAAAAGGAATATTTAA